One stretch of Hemiscyllium ocellatum isolate sHemOce1 chromosome 27 unlocalized genomic scaffold, sHemOce1.pat.X.cur. SUPER_27_unloc_3, whole genome shotgun sequence DNA includes these proteins:
- the LOC132808041 gene encoding zinc finger protein 664-like isoform X1, which produces MEKSEESCRVKKPWKCGDCGKGFRFLSALEIHRRSHTGERPFPCTDCGEAFRYSSHLLAHQRVHTGERPFSCPECGKAFNQASILLRHQLVHTGERPFSCPECRKAFSESTTLRSHRHVHTGERPFTCPQCGKGLTCSSNLRRHQRIHTGRGRSPALSAGRASGSEDGSFKINR; this is translated from the coding sequence ATGGAGAAATCTGAGGAATCCTGCCGCGTgaagaaaccgtggaagtgtggggactgtgggaaaggcttccgtttcctgtctgccctggagattcatcggcgcagtcacaccggggagaggccattcccctgcactgACTGCGGGGaggccttcaggtattcctcccacctgctggcccaccagcgggtccacacgggggagaggcccttcagctgcccagagtgcggaAAGGCCTTTAACCAGGCCTCcatcctgctgaggcaccagcttgtccacacgggggaaaggcccttcagctgccctgagtgtaggaaggccttcagcgagtCCACCACCCTGCGGAGTCACCGTCacgtccacaccggggagaggccgttcacctgccctcagtgcgggaagggcctcacctgctcctccaacctgcggagacaccagcggatccacacggggagaggccgttcacctgctctcagtgcgggaagggcttcag